In a single window of the Candidatus Omnitrophota bacterium genome:
- a CDS encoding sulfatase — protein sequence MRPHRNIRICLLSALFISAIMLSACPHMGHSGPQASHYNLLIIVLDAVRADHLSCYGYPRKTSPNIDSLSSEGTLFKHAYSQSSCTVPAVHSMLTSLYPSRHRIFLFDEDLPPDTTTLFSVLKERGFATAVISESPFVERRFAFTGGVDYIFTSGLLLNKNTRWARESLRMFYEVRDSIKVFLHKYVISKDKRSVLYFRKFYAKQVLRESVSWLRRNRDNPFCLYVHFMGGHYPYNPPSPYGDLFFEEGMTKVPKYEEREESAGTISGPRLKGAISQYDGLIAFYDELTGSLVRELKDMGLYENTVIVITADHGEAFFEHGRSTHGHYMYEEIVHIPLMMIFPSRQGKGTAFDGLVQHIDLMPTVLDALGAEMPEEIDGKSFLGVLESGGDVMDRIAYSELQDREGGKFFAVREEDHKLVVNDLPGHRSVELYNIAEDPAERHDIADAEPSETARMSKILEDYRAAGRGAGKEANTRKIKLTPAFIEDLKSLGYMQ from the coding sequence TAGTCCTCGACGCCGTACGGGCTGACCATCTTTCGTGTTACGGGTATCCCCGGAAGACCTCTCCTAACATCGATTCATTGTCGTCGGAAGGGACCCTGTTCAAACACGCCTATAGCCAGTCCTCCTGTACGGTCCCCGCGGTCCACAGCATGCTCACTTCCCTCTATCCGTCAAGGCACCGGATATTCCTTTTTGACGAAGATCTGCCGCCCGACACGACAACGTTATTCAGCGTTTTGAAAGAACGCGGTTTCGCCACAGCGGTCATATCGGAATCCCCTTTTGTAGAACGGCGCTTTGCCTTTACCGGGGGAGTGGATTATATCTTTACGAGCGGCCTGCTCCTGAATAAGAACACGCGCTGGGCAAGAGAGTCCCTCAGGATGTTTTATGAGGTAAGAGATTCAATAAAGGTTTTTCTCCACAAATACGTCATATCAAAGGATAAGAGATCGGTGCTCTATTTCCGGAAATTTTATGCAAAACAGGTGCTGCGCGAGAGCGTCTCCTGGCTCAGGCGGAACAGGGACAACCCATTCTGCCTTTACGTGCATTTCATGGGAGGGCACTACCCGTATAACCCGCCCTCTCCTTACGGAGATCTGTTTTTTGAGGAGGGTATGACAAAAGTGCCTAAATATGAGGAGCGGGAGGAGAGCGCCGGAACTATTTCGGGGCCCCGGCTCAAAGGCGCGATCTCGCAATATGACGGTCTTATCGCCTTTTATGACGAGCTTACAGGCAGCCTGGTCAGGGAACTGAAGGATATGGGGTTGTACGAAAATACCGTCATCGTCATAACGGCCGATCACGGTGAGGCCTTCTTTGAGCACGGCAGGTCCACGCACGGCCATTATATGTACGAAGAGATCGTCCATATCCCGCTCATGATGATATTCCCATCCCGGCAGGGTAAAGGGACGGCATTTGACGGCCTGGTGCAGCATATCGATCTGATGCCCACCGTCCTGGATGCCCTCGGCGCGGAGATGCCGGAGGAGATAGACGGCAAGAGCTTCCTGGGGGTGCTCGAGAGCGGCGGAGACGTTATGGACAGGATCGCATACAGCGAATTACAGGACAGGGAAGGCGGGAAATTTTTTGCGGTACGGGAAGAGGACCATAAACTGGTGGTAAATGATCTCCCCGGCCATAGGAGCGTAGAGCTATACAACATCGCCGAAGATCCGGCCGAACGGCACGATATTGCTGACGCCGAACCTTCCGAAACGGCGCGCATGTCAAAGATACTGGAAGATTACCGCGCTGCCGGGCGCGGGGCCGGTAAAGAGGCGAATACAAGGAAGATAAAATTGACACCCGCGTTCATCGAAGACCTGAAAAGTCTGGGGTATATGCAATGA
- a CDS encoding glycosyltransferase family 39 protein — MLYALILVLAVFLGTYDLGQRDLFYDEVGSANLASLKTEGLQYRTSPLYYFLLRLWPKFGPPEISLRLFSVTFGVSSLFILFFLMRLVFDEQIASLSVLIMSVSPFFIFMCRQATPYAIFLFISLCNLYCYFSLLRGKSPRRWALYVITAISGLLVHEGLLYLLAMEAVHAVFSGTGGRDGKKKLAFMIILMAALFLVLIELLMKGRFKNIFYFALFRDKYNFLPYSPLSKIFYTFFVFSVGETVLPWSWHITIPSFFAFAAMAWLGLRRSLSHGRDRSLVFLVFLFIPVLALNSLKSFFPRYLFPALPFYAALISCGLSGVRNRVFKTACILVIIASSGYSLFNYYTGREYHNNIYLDPWREVASYIRDNIREGDIIVTVRPNMPLLYYYGKTDRQLFYTISFSLKKEMQGFVFNVSEKALEAHRRSVRRVWYIKNAPGLLMSRLMTEEELERRSEAFGKWLNANFVLVETRKYLHDEHAPIKRKFIDKIFLDDRITVFLYEGKGEGVR; from the coding sequence GTGCTCTATGCTCTGATCCTGGTCCTGGCGGTATTCCTGGGCACATATGATCTGGGGCAGAGAGATCTCTTTTACGACGAGGTGGGCAGCGCCAATCTCGCGTCGTTGAAGACAGAAGGCCTCCAGTACAGGACCAGCCCTTTATATTATTTCCTCCTGCGGCTCTGGCCTAAATTCGGACCGCCGGAGATCTCCCTGCGCCTCTTCTCGGTCACCTTCGGCGTATCCTCGCTCTTTATCCTCTTTTTTCTGATGCGCCTGGTATTCGATGAGCAGATAGCGTCATTGTCCGTTCTTATCATGTCGGTATCGCCGTTCTTTATCTTTATGTGCCGGCAGGCTACGCCATACGCGATCTTCCTCTTCATTTCGCTGTGCAATCTCTACTGTTATTTTTCCCTTCTGCGCGGGAAGAGTCCACGCCGCTGGGCCCTGTATGTCATAACCGCGATATCGGGATTACTGGTTCATGAGGGATTGTTATACCTGTTAGCCATGGAAGCGGTCCATGCGGTATTCTCCGGCACCGGCGGCAGAGACGGGAAGAAGAAGCTCGCATTTATGATCATACTCATGGCCGCCCTATTTTTGGTCTTGATAGAGCTCCTTATGAAGGGGCGTTTTAAGAACATCTTTTACTTCGCCCTGTTCAGGGACAAGTATAATTTTCTGCCGTACAGCCCGTTAAGTAAGATATTTTATACATTTTTCGTATTCAGCGTCGGGGAGACGGTCTTGCCGTGGTCGTGGCATATCACGATCCCGTCTTTTTTTGCCTTCGCCGCAATGGCCTGGCTTGGATTACGCAGGTCCCTATCGCACGGAAGAGACAGGTCCCTTGTCTTCTTAGTCTTCCTGTTCATCCCGGTCCTGGCCCTGAACAGCTTAAAAAGTTTTTTCCCGAGATATCTTTTTCCGGCGCTGCCGTTCTATGCGGCCCTCATATCCTGCGGGTTATCCGGTGTGCGGAACAGGGTATTTAAGACGGCGTGTATCCTCGTGATAATAGCATCGAGCGGCTACTCCCTCTTTAATTACTATACCGGTAGAGAGTATCATAATAACATCTATCTCGACCCGTGGCGGGAAGTCGCATCATATATCAGGGATAACATCAGGGAAGGCGACATCATAGTAACGGTAAGGCCTAATATGCCTCTCCTATATTACTACGGAAAGACCGACCGGCAGCTTTTCTATACTATCTCTTTTTCCCTGAAAAAGGAGATGCAGGGCTTCGTCTTCAATGTCTCCGAAAAGGCGCTCGAGGCACACCGAAGATCCGTAAGGCGCGTATGGTATATAAAGAACGCGCCGGGTCTATTGATGTCCCGTCTTATGACCGAAGAAGAGTTGGAGAGACGCAGCGAAGCGTTCGGCAAATGGCTTAACGCCAATTTTGTGCTGGTCGAGACCAGGAAGTATCTTCACGATGAGCATGCGCCTATCAAGCGGAAATTTATCGATAAGATATTTCTCGACGACAGGATAACGGTGTTTCTCTATGAGGGGAAAGGAGAGGGGGTTCGATGA
- a CDS encoding glycosyltransferase family 9 protein gives MLQEFDAIIIIRLSSLGDVVLSTAVLKAFRERFPRAHLSFITARRYADLIEHNPFIDDRVYFEDKNFIMGMMQIWGMRIKFGRGRNMLVDLHPSGWSPMRSSFWAFMLQLAIPARRKIKAKRKDFAALARGGAIGAAGHIVDDFYAALAELGPSAYSPPAVFLPEDEEPASRAIHSKEDGRCRIGVHPGASFPVKRWPEDRFAELCKLLQKEKGYLLTIFGSRKESELIHRIGKSVDTGKARLAIGLGLKEMIRLIDECDIFIANDSGLMHLAAARGVPVISIFGPTHPKLGFRPVGDGNVALYSDVPCSPCSRWGEKRCKLKRSICFDDIGTAKVLEAVEKMVNTKRDPASLLCIS, from the coding sequence ATGTTGCAGGAGTTTGACGCTATCATCATAATACGCCTCAGCTCGCTGGGAGACGTCGTCCTGAGCACCGCTGTGCTGAAAGCGTTCAGGGAACGGTTCCCGCGCGCTCATTTAAGTTTTATAACCGCGCGGCGATACGCCGACCTTATCGAGCATAATCCGTTCATAGATGACCGCGTCTATTTCGAAGACAAAAATTTCATAATGGGTATGATGCAGATATGGGGCATGCGTATAAAGTTCGGCAGGGGCCGTAATATGCTGGTAGATCTTCACCCTTCCGGCTGGAGCCCCATGCGTTCGTCTTTCTGGGCTTTTATGCTGCAGCTGGCCATACCGGCCCGTCGTAAGATCAAAGCGAAGAGAAAGGACTTTGCGGCCCTGGCAAGGGGAGGTGCGATCGGTGCGGCCGGGCACATCGTCGATGATTTTTATGCCGCCCTGGCCGAACTGGGGCCGTCCGCATATTCTCCCCCCGCGGTATTTTTGCCGGAAGACGAAGAACCGGCCTCGCGCGCCATCCATTCTAAAGAAGACGGCAGGTGCCGCATAGGGGTACATCCCGGGGCGAGCTTCCCGGTCAAAAGGTGGCCTGAAGATAGATTTGCGGAGCTTTGCAAACTTTTGCAAAAAGAAAAAGGGTATTTGCTTACCATTTTTGGAAGCAGAAAGGAATCGGAGCTGATACACCGTATCGGGAAAAGCGTCGATACCGGAAAGGCGCGCTTAGCGATCGGGCTGGGTTTAAAAGAGATGATACGCCTGATAGACGAGTGTGACATTTTTATCGCTAACGACTCCGGCCTTATGCATCTGGCCGCCGCTAGGGGCGTGCCCGTCATCTCCATATTCGGCCCGACCCATCCGAAGCTGGGATTCCGGCCTGTCGGGGACGGGAATGTCGCGCTTTACAGCGATGTACCATGCAGCCCATGCAGCCGGTGGGGCGAAAAAAGGTGTAAACTGAAAAGGAGTATCTGTTTTGACGACATCGGTACGGCTAAGGTTTTAGAGGCCGTAGAAAAAATGGTCAATACAAAGAGAGATCCGGCCTCTCTTCTCTGTATTTCTTGA
- a CDS encoding SPASM domain-containing protein, producing MKQNPILTACGRLRDRLIPSSGGTGAKPPKNPAILGFPQDLFVETTNFCNAACVMCPREKLTRPLGEMKRELYERIVDECVRHREFRFLTLFGFGESLLDPGLINRIRYAKGKNVGVVRCSTNAHLLTTEFSKELILSGLDRLKISFYGTNKEEYESVHRRLNFEESSRNIKNLLLLKRRLKKSNPSVSIQYLIDTRRGPAMNAFLSLKFYLQWIRHLRIQYAFLHNFVTGREYNKTVYSGNGMKCQMIYRNRMHVLWNGDVTPCTYDFNGEMVLGNICRASINDIWSGEGYHRFRRAHTVRDFKNYPMCAKCDIWSALR from the coding sequence GTGAAACAAAATCCTATCTTAACAGCTTGCGGAAGATTGAGAGACCGTCTTATCCCGTCCTCCGGAGGGACGGGCGCCAAACCGCCCAAAAATCCGGCCATTCTGGGGTTCCCGCAGGATCTCTTCGTCGAGACGACCAATTTTTGTAACGCGGCCTGCGTCATGTGCCCGCGCGAAAAATTGACGAGGCCCCTGGGAGAGATGAAAAGGGAGCTGTATGAAAGGATCGTCGACGAATGTGTCAGACACAGGGAATTCCGTTTTTTGACCTTATTCGGTTTCGGCGAGTCGTTATTGGACCCCGGCCTCATAAATAGGATAAGATATGCCAAAGGAAAGAACGTGGGGGTTGTAAGGTGTTCGACAAATGCTCATCTCTTGACAACGGAATTTTCAAAAGAGCTCATACTCTCCGGCCTGGACCGGCTCAAAATAAGTTTCTACGGCACTAATAAGGAAGAATACGAAAGCGTCCATAGAAGACTGAATTTTGAGGAGTCGTCGAGAAATATAAAGAACCTGTTACTGCTGAAAAGGCGCTTAAAAAAAAGTAACCCTTCCGTATCCATACAATATCTGATAGATACAAGAAGGGGGCCTGCCATGAATGCCTTTCTCTCCCTTAAATTTTATTTACAGTGGATACGGCACCTGAGGATACAGTATGCCTTTTTACACAACTTCGTTACCGGAAGGGAATACAATAAGACTGTTTATAGCGGGAACGGGATGAAATGCCAGATGATCTACCGGAACCGTATGCATGTGCTATGGAACGGGGATGTTACGCCCTGCACTTATGATTTTAACGGGGAGATGGTCCTGGGTAATATTTGCAGGGCATCTATTAATGATATCTGGTCCGGAGAGGGGTATCATAGGTTCAGAAGGGCGCACACGGTAAGGGATTTTAAAAATTATCCCATGTGCGCAAAATGCGATATATGGTCTGCGCTCAGGTGA
- a CDS encoding acylneuraminate cytidylyltransferase family protein, with translation MKAERNILGIIPARGNSKRIPRKNIARLDGRPLIFYTIREALRSRYLDRVVVSSEDKEIIGMSRRYGAGVIKRPGRLARDRTPTEPVLLHALEYLKRREGYLPDIVVLLQATSPLRGAKIIDGCIERFIKSGADSLLTVCEDRAYRWRLQNKRIKPLYDINKRRRSQDVMPLYKENGAVYITRRETLVEHGNRLWGKIDFFVMDEKDSIEIDHKADLLLAEQVLRSKKKI, from the coding sequence ATGAAGGCAGAACGCAATATCTTGGGCATCATCCCGGCGCGGGGCAATTCTAAAAGGATCCCGCGTAAGAATATCGCGCGCCTGGACGGGCGACCCCTCATCTTTTATACCATAAGAGAAGCGCTCAGGTCCAGATATCTGGACAGGGTAGTCGTATCAAGCGAAGATAAAGAGATCATCGGGATGTCCAGACGATACGGGGCCGGGGTCATAAAGAGGCCCGGACGGCTGGCTCGGGACAGGACCCCTACCGAACCGGTCTTGCTGCACGCGCTTGAGTATCTGAAAAGAAGAGAGGGGTATCTCCCCGATATAGTAGTGCTGCTGCAGGCGACCTCCCCGCTGAGGGGCGCGAAGATCATAGACGGGTGCATCGAAAGGTTCATAAAGAGCGGGGCCGATTCGCTTTTAACCGTTTGCGAGGACAGGGCTTACCGCTGGAGACTGCAGAATAAGAGGATAAAGCCGTTGTATGACATAAACAAGAGAAGGCGCTCTCAGGACGTCATGCCTCTATACAAGGAGAACGGGGCTGTCTACATTACCAGAAGAGAAACCCTGGTCGAGCACGGGAACAGGCTATGGGGTAAGATAGATTTTTTTGTTATGGATGAGAAGGATTCCATCGAGATAGATCATAAGGCGGATCTCTTATTGGCAGAGCAGGTCCTGAGATCAAAGAAGAAGATATGA
- a CDS encoding radical SAM protein produces the protein MTKDNIDHGHRQQRDRMAIIGRIGLDPGYWIYRFKWLLATKRLFLPSFPMHLDIEATNICNLRCRMCAQNTLTDKKGYMDFELYKKIIDEGAGNGLYAIKLHFRGEPLLHPRITEMIRYAKRKGIIDVMFTTNATLLREDLAEALLESGLDQIMFSVNGHTKRAVEDIEVGADYGLIMDNIHRFLDKRRRKRLPRPLVRVQMVRTEGNRGEEREFLKKWRPLADTVATIDCFVPANRRLREEMNYRAERSDIICSRLWQRIPVFWNGEAGLCCIDSDNEVKLGDARVQSIKDIWGGARLKEIRRLHLEGRMDEVPLCRRCGFRENHAAAQKELS, from the coding sequence ATGACCAAAGATAATATAGATCACGGCCACAGACAACAGAGGGACCGCATGGCCATTATCGGAAGGATCGGCCTTGACCCGGGTTATTGGATATACCGGTTCAAATGGCTCCTTGCCACAAAACGCCTTTTCCTGCCGTCTTTTCCGATGCATCTGGATATAGAGGCGACCAATATATGCAACCTGAGGTGCAGGATGTGTGCGCAAAATACCCTGACCGATAAAAAAGGTTATATGGACTTTGAATTATATAAGAAGATCATAGATGAGGGCGCCGGGAACGGCCTCTATGCGATAAAGCTACACTTCAGGGGGGAGCCGCTTTTGCACCCAAGGATAACGGAGATGATAAGATACGCAAAGCGGAAAGGAATAATAGATGTGATGTTCACGACGAACGCCACCTTGCTGAGAGAGGACCTTGCCGAGGCCCTGCTTGAAAGCGGGCTCGACCAGATAATGTTCTCCGTGAACGGGCATACAAAAAGAGCGGTCGAGGATATAGAGGTCGGGGCCGACTACGGCCTTATTATGGATAACATACACAGGTTCCTTGATAAGAGGAGGCGGAAGAGGTTGCCGCGGCCTCTCGTGAGGGTCCAGATGGTCAGGACGGAAGGGAACAGGGGAGAAGAGAGAGAATTCCTGAAGAAGTGGAGGCCTCTGGCAGATACCGTTGCCACTATCGACTGTTTTGTTCCCGCGAACAGAAGGTTGCGAGAAGAGATGAATTACCGGGCCGAGAGGTCGGATATAATCTGTTCTCGGTTATGGCAGCGCATACCCGTATTCTGGAACGGCGAAGCGGGGTTATGCTGTATCGATTCCGATAATGAGGTGAAATTAGGGGACGCGCGCGTCCAGAGCATAAAAGATATCTGGGGGGGCGCCCGTTTAAAAGAGATAAGAAGGCTGCACCTGGAAGGCAGGATGGATGAAGTCCCGTTATGCAGACGCTGCGGGTTCAGGGAGAACCATGCAGCGGCCCAAAAGGAGCTAAGCTAG
- a CDS encoding N-acetylneuraminate synthase family protein — MPVIRLGNRIVGDNRPCFIAAEIGRNHNGDIDIARRLIDIAVLHKADAVKFQKRTIEAVYSKEELALPVESPFGTTNRDLKQALEFGPKEYREIDRYCRKKGILWFASCWDTGSVDFISKFNPPCYKISSACLTDERLLRYIKSKNRPVILSTGMSTMEQIARAVKIIGRRNLVLLHCVSSYPAAVGELNLRVIERMKDKFKCPTGYSGHETGVITSVMAAMMGACLVERHITLDRAMWGSDHAASLEPRGLELLVRYIRTIPVASGNGEKKVYKSEIPVMKRLRKAEFG; from the coding sequence GTGCCTGTTATAAGACTGGGTAACCGCATCGTCGGTGATAATAGACCATGCTTCATAGCGGCCGAGATAGGGCGGAACCATAACGGCGATATAGATATCGCCAGGAGACTGATAGATATCGCCGTCCTGCATAAGGCGGATGCCGTCAAATTCCAGAAGAGGACCATCGAAGCGGTATATAGCAAAGAGGAGCTGGCATTGCCCGTAGAAAGCCCTTTTGGCACGACCAACAGGGACCTGAAACAAGCCCTGGAATTTGGACCAAAAGAGTACAGGGAGATCGACAGGTATTGCCGGAAGAAGGGCATCCTGTGGTTCGCCTCGTGCTGGGACACCGGGAGCGTCGATTTCATTTCGAAGTTCAACCCGCCTTGCTATAAGATATCATCGGCCTGCCTTACGGATGAGAGATTGCTCAGATATATTAAATCGAAAAATAGGCCTGTCATCCTTTCCACCGGCATGAGCACCATGGAGCAGATCGCCCGCGCGGTGAAGATAATAGGCAGGAGAAACCTCGTGCTGCTGCACTGCGTCTCTTCTTATCCGGCCGCCGTAGGTGAACTGAACTTGAGAGTGATCGAAAGGATGAAAGATAAGTTCAAGTGTCCGACGGGCTATAGTGGCCATGAGACCGGTGTCATAACTTCGGTCATGGCCGCCATGATGGGCGCCTGTCTCGTGGAAAGGCATATAACCCTGGACAGGGCGATGTGGGGCAGTGACCACGCGGCCAGCCTGGAACCGAGAGGGCTGGAGTTATTGGTCAGGTATATAAGGACGATACCTGTAGCATCCGGGAACGGGGAGAAGAAGGTCTACAAAAGCGAGATCCCGGTAATGAAGAGATTGAGGAAGGCCGAGTTTGGATAA
- the waaF gene encoding lipopolysaccharide heptosyltransferase II — translation MEKERRTENIKKILVFGPNWIGDTIMSGPLIDSVKRYFKDSRVVMVTRPHLSPLWRSNRAVDEVWDFTAPGTYHLASYIRLFLRIRKEKFDAMIVLPHYFRYALLAFLAGIPCRAGYDVRWRGIFLSHILKYDASVRKEHMIRNYMHIAETLGAVVNFDAPVLAVEEEMLSGRDELFKKNNIGVNDIVIGLAPGAIYGPAKRWPGERYADLASALIKEYEAKVVIFAGPGEEDICQKIRERASSTSLFFCIDRPLPEAAALIKRCAVLITNDSGLMHIAGAVGTKIIAIFGSTSPRWTGPLGEGDTVIRDPVPCSPCFRRTCRFGTYRCLRSINVEEVMEAVRGKIKDRA, via the coding sequence ATGGAAAAAGAAAGACGGACGGAAAATATAAAAAAGATACTCGTATTCGGGCCGAACTGGATAGGGGATACCATAATGTCAGGACCGCTTATCGACTCGGTGAAGAGGTATTTCAAGGATAGCCGTGTCGTAATGGTCACAAGGCCTCACCTGTCGCCGTTGTGGCGGAGTAACCGTGCCGTAGATGAAGTATGGGATTTCACCGCGCCCGGGACATATCATCTAGCGTCATATATAAGGTTATTCCTCAGGATCAGGAAAGAGAAGTTCGATGCCATGATCGTCCTCCCCCATTACTTCAGATATGCATTGCTCGCTTTTCTCGCGGGGATACCCTGCAGGGCCGGGTATGATGTGAGATGGCGCGGCATCTTTCTGAGCCATATCCTGAAATATGATGCGTCTGTCAGGAAAGAGCACATGATCAGGAACTATATGCATATCGCCGAAACGCTCGGTGCCGTTGTCAACTTCGACGCGCCTGTCCTTGCCGTCGAAGAAGAGATGTTATCCGGGAGAGACGAACTTTTTAAAAAGAATAATATAGGCGTTAACGATATTGTAATAGGCCTGGCCCCAGGCGCCATTTATGGCCCGGCAAAACGATGGCCCGGAGAGAGATATGCCGACCTTGCCTCCGCCCTGATAAAAGAATATGAAGCGAAAGTGGTCATATTCGCAGGCCCGGGCGAAGAAGATATCTGTCAAAAGATCAGGGAGAGGGCATCAAGCACTTCCCTCTTTTTCTGTATAGACCGGCCCTTGCCCGAAGCGGCGGCATTGATCAAAAGATGCGCCGTTCTTATAACTAACGACTCCGGGCTTATGCATATCGCCGGTGCGGTCGGCACAAAGATAATCGCCATCTTCGGTTCGACGAGCCCGCGATGGACAGGACCTCTGGGGGAGGGAGATACGGTCATCCGTGATCCCGTTCCGTGCAGCCCGTGTTTCAGGCGCACGTGCCGTTTTGGTACCTACCGATGTCTGAGGTCGATAAACGTCGAAGAAGTCATGGAAGCCGTCCGGGGGAAGATAAAGGATCGAGCCTGA
- a CDS encoding glycosyltransferase family 2 protein, with protein sequence MEKICCIVITYNEERNIGECLRSVKWADDVVVVDAFSTDRTAEIAEGHNATVFREEWQGYGAQRNFGLSKSRCEWVFFIDADERVPDVLASEIKERLDADKGLYDGYYIPRRSFYLGRWIRYGEWQPDLKLRLVRKGAGEWSSHRVHEEFVLGGEAGLLGNFMEHYTYRDIRHHMEKFNLYSTLSAHDMLERREKVRCYHMLTRPCARFLKGYIFKQGFKDGFAGLVIAVMQSFEVFLRYSKLREIGRLH encoded by the coding sequence ATGGAAAAGATCTGCTGTATTGTCATTACATATAATGAAGAAAGGAACATAGGGGAATGCCTGCGCAGCGTAAAATGGGCTGATGATGTCGTCGTTGTGGACGCGTTCAGCACCGACAGGACGGCGGAGATAGCAGAGGGGCATAATGCAACCGTCTTCCGGGAGGAATGGCAGGGTTACGGCGCACAGAGAAATTTTGGGCTTTCGAAGAGTAGATGTGAATGGGTCTTCTTCATAGACGCGGACGAGAGGGTGCCGGATGTGCTTGCCTCCGAGATAAAGGAAAGGCTGGATGCCGACAAAGGCCTGTACGACGGGTATTATATACCGCGGCGGTCTTTTTACCTGGGCAGGTGGATAAGGTACGGGGAGTGGCAGCCGGATCTGAAGTTAAGGCTCGTCAGGAAGGGCGCAGGGGAATGGTCTTCGCACAGGGTGCACGAGGAGTTCGTGTTGGGAGGAGAGGCAGGCCTCCTCGGCAATTTCATGGAGCATTATACCTATCGCGACATAAGACACCATATGGAGAAATTCAACCTTTACAGCACTCTATCGGCACACGACATGCTGGAGCGCCGCGAAAAGGTCCGGTGCTATCATATGCTCACAAGGCCGTGCGCCCGTTTTCTTAAGGGCTATATATTTAAACAGGGGTTTAAGGACGGATTTGCAGGTCTCGTCATAGCCGTAATGCAGTCGTTTGAGGTCTTTTTGAGATATTCCAAGCTGCGGGAGATCGGGCGGCTGCATTAA